In Streptomyces sp. NBC_00483, a single window of DNA contains:
- a CDS encoding organic hydroperoxide resistance protein — protein MAITQSDVVYTATATAENGRDGRVSTSDGKLDLVVNPPKEQGGSGEGTNPEQLFAAGYSACFQGALAVVARQEGADVSGSTVTANVGIGKNDEGFGIIVEIAAAIPNVDAATAKSLIEKAHQVCPYSKATRGNITVTLTV, from the coding sequence ATGGCCATCACGCAGTCCGACGTCGTCTACACCGCCACCGCCACCGCGGAGAACGGCCGCGACGGCCGCGTCTCCACCAGCGACGGCAAGCTCGACCTCGTCGTCAACCCGCCCAAGGAGCAGGGCGGCTCCGGTGAGGGCACCAACCCCGAGCAGCTCTTCGCGGCCGGCTACAGCGCCTGCTTCCAGGGCGCGCTCGCCGTCGTCGCCCGCCAGGAGGGCGCGGACGTGTCCGGCTCGACCGTCACGGCCAACGTCGGCATCGGCAAGAACGACGAGGGCTTCGGCATCATCGTCGAGATCGCCGCCGCGATCCCGAACGTGGACGCGGCCACCGCCAAGTCCCTGATCGAGAAGGCCCACCAGGTCTGCCCGTACTCCAAGGCGACCCGCGGCAACATCACGGTCACGCTCACCGTCTGA
- a CDS encoding EI24 domain-containing protein, which translates to MRDLGAGFGYLMKGQRWVAQHGKQYGWGLLPGLITLVLYAAALVCLGVWGGDFISWSTPFADDWTSPWQGVFRGFLTAVLFALALLLAVLTFTAVTLLIGQPFYESLSEEVDRAESGGHAPESGLSLMRELWISARDSLRLLMRAVLWGILLFALGFIPFVGQTVIPVIGFFVTGYFLTEELTSVAWQRRNREVRERLAVLRSRRGLAWGFGTPLALAFLVPFVAVFLMPGAVAGATLMVRELEGESGAPEPAHAQTPGPEAQWPGAHGQGPGQGQNAQWSGPQHGQGWTNQS; encoded by the coding sequence ATGCGTGATCTCGGGGCGGGCTTCGGCTATTTGATGAAGGGGCAGCGTTGGGTTGCCCAGCACGGAAAGCAGTACGGCTGGGGCCTGCTGCCGGGGCTGATCACCCTCGTCCTGTACGCGGCGGCGCTGGTCTGCCTCGGCGTCTGGGGCGGCGACTTCATCTCCTGGTCCACCCCGTTCGCCGACGACTGGACCTCCCCGTGGCAGGGCGTGTTCCGCGGCTTCCTCACGGCGGTCCTCTTCGCCCTCGCCCTGCTCCTCGCGGTGCTCACCTTCACCGCGGTGACCCTGCTGATCGGCCAGCCCTTCTACGAGTCGCTGTCCGAGGAGGTCGACCGGGCCGAGAGCGGTGGCCACGCCCCGGAGTCCGGCCTCTCGCTCATGCGTGAACTGTGGATCTCGGCCCGCGACAGCCTGCGGCTGCTCATGCGCGCCGTCCTGTGGGGGATCCTCCTCTTCGCGCTCGGGTTCATCCCGTTCGTCGGCCAGACAGTGATCCCGGTCATCGGCTTCTTCGTCACCGGCTACTTCCTCACGGAGGAGCTGACGTCGGTGGCGTGGCAGCGCCGCAACCGCGAAGTCCGTGAGCGTCTCGCCGTGTTGCGCTCGCGGCGGGGCCTCGCGTGGGGCTTCGGTACGCCGCTGGCCCTCGCGTTCCTGGTCCCGTTCGTCGCGGTGTTCCTGATGCCCGGTGCGGTGGCCGGCGCGACGCTGATGGTCCGCGAACTCGAGGGTGAATCGGGCGCCCCGGAGCCGGCGCACGCGCAGACCCCGGGCCCCGAGGCGCAGTGGCCGGGAGCGCACGGTCAGGGGCCGGGTCAGGGGCAGAACGCGCAGTGGTCGGGGCCGCAGCACGGCCAGGGGTGGACCAACCAGTCCTGA
- a CDS encoding acyl carrier protein produces the protein MAATQEEIVAGLAEIVNEIAGIPTEDVQLDKSFTDDLDVDSLSMVEVVVAAEERFDVKIPDDDVKNLKTVGDATKYILDHQN, from the coding sequence ATGGCCGCCACTCAGGAAGAGATCGTCGCCGGTCTCGCCGAGATCGTGAACGAGATCGCCGGGATCCCCACCGAGGACGTCCAGCTGGACAAGTCCTTCACCGATGACCTGGACGTCGACTCGCTGTCCATGGTCGAGGTCGTCGTCGCCGCCGAAGAGCGCTTCGACGTCAAGATCCCGGACGACGACGTCAAGAACCTCAAGACCGTCGGCGACGCCACGAAGTACATCCTCGACCACCAGAACTGA
- a CDS encoding beta-glucosidase family protein — MAQQADDGKGRADRAREAAVEAALGKLDLDTKARLLGGQDMWSLPAVPDIGLKSLVMSDGPIGVRGVRWSADDPSIALPSPTALGATWDPELARRAGVLLAQEARRKGVHVLLAPTVNLHRSPLGGRHFETYSEDPYLAGLMGTGYVQGVQSGGVGTTMKHYVANDAETDRFTVNNVVSERALRELYLAPFEAIVKNARPWGVMTAYNAVNGTSMTEHRHLVNEILRGEWGFDGFNVSDWMAARSTVGDIKGGLDAAMPGPLTVYGPALVEAVRSGEVDESEVDGAVRNVLRLAARVGALEGAEPVVGEPPAEVDGGALAREIAHRAFVLLRNSGVLPLSSDARVALIGAAARDARVLGGGSATVFPSRIVSPLDGLTAALPSLTYSVGADPSDELAVADKGFALRAVCRDAEGAVLGEGTLPNGQVQWLGSDLPAGVTHEALHSIEVTGTFTPRESGDHAFGTRGLGAFTLTVDGTVLYEGAQAMGPESDPFEAFIGAPVERGKVTLTQGQPVEISLLHTLDKSLAMPLPAVMFSLMHLDPRQDADTLLAEAVAAARDAEVAVVVVATTDRVESEGFDRADLRLPGRQDELVRAVAAANPNTVVVVNSGSPVEMPWREDVAAVLLSWFPGQEGGAALADVLTGAEEPGGRLPTTWGSLADAPVTQVTPVDGQLPYTEDVFIGYRAWEKSGAVPAYPFGHGLGYTDWAYESLEVHGTTATVRLRNTGSRPGREVVQLYLSPVDRDETRPTRWLAGFTTVTAAPGETVSATIDLPRRAFETWDETTQAWSLAPGPYEVLAGRSLTDTRLSTPCPPIPSET, encoded by the coding sequence ATGGCGCAGCAGGCGGACGACGGTAAGGGGCGGGCCGACCGGGCCCGCGAGGCGGCGGTCGAGGCCGCGCTCGGCAAGCTCGATCTGGACACCAAGGCCCGGCTGCTCGGCGGCCAGGACATGTGGTCGCTGCCCGCGGTCCCCGACATCGGACTGAAGTCCCTCGTCATGTCCGACGGCCCCATCGGCGTGCGCGGAGTGCGCTGGAGCGCCGACGACCCGTCGATCGCGCTGCCGTCACCGACCGCGCTCGGCGCCACCTGGGACCCCGAACTGGCCCGCCGGGCAGGGGTGTTGCTCGCCCAGGAGGCCCGCCGCAAGGGCGTCCACGTGCTGCTCGCCCCGACCGTGAACCTGCACCGCTCCCCGCTCGGCGGCCGCCACTTCGAGACGTACAGCGAGGACCCGTACCTCGCCGGGCTCATGGGCACCGGCTACGTCCAGGGCGTGCAGTCCGGCGGCGTCGGCACGACCATGAAGCACTACGTGGCGAATGACGCGGAGACGGACCGCTTCACGGTGAACAACGTGGTCTCCGAACGGGCCCTGCGCGAGCTGTACTTGGCCCCCTTCGAGGCCATCGTCAAGAACGCCCGCCCGTGGGGCGTCATGACCGCCTACAACGCGGTCAACGGCACCTCGATGACCGAACACCGCCACCTCGTCAACGAGATCCTGCGCGGCGAGTGGGGCTTCGACGGCTTCAACGTCTCCGACTGGATGGCCGCCCGCTCCACCGTCGGAGACATCAAGGGCGGCCTGGACGCCGCGATGCCCGGCCCGCTGACGGTGTACGGCCCGGCGCTCGTGGAGGCCGTCCGCTCCGGCGAGGTCGACGAGTCCGAGGTCGACGGGGCCGTACGCAATGTGCTGCGGCTCGCCGCCCGCGTCGGCGCCCTCGAAGGTGCCGAACCCGTCGTCGGTGAGCCGCCGGCGGAGGTCGACGGCGGGGCCCTGGCCCGCGAGATCGCCCACCGCGCCTTCGTTCTCCTGCGCAACTCCGGTGTGCTGCCGCTGAGTTCGGACGCGCGGGTCGCCCTCATCGGGGCCGCCGCGCGCGACGCCCGCGTCCTCGGTGGCGGCTCCGCCACCGTCTTCCCGTCCCGGATCGTCTCGCCGCTCGACGGTTTGACCGCCGCGCTGCCGTCGCTGACCTACAGCGTCGGCGCCGACCCGAGCGACGAACTCGCCGTCGCCGACAAGGGGTTCGCACTCCGCGCCGTCTGCCGCGACGCCGAAGGCGCCGTCCTAGGGGAGGGCACGCTCCCGAACGGCCAGGTCCAGTGGCTCGGCAGCGACCTGCCCGCCGGCGTCACCCACGAGGCCCTGCACAGCATTGAGGTGACCGGCACCTTCACGCCGCGCGAGAGCGGCGACCACGCCTTCGGAACGCGCGGCCTCGGCGCCTTCACCCTCACCGTCGACGGCACCGTCCTGTACGAGGGCGCGCAGGCCATGGGCCCCGAGTCCGACCCCTTCGAGGCGTTCATCGGCGCCCCGGTGGAACGCGGCAAGGTGACGCTGACGCAGGGGCAGCCGGTCGAGATCTCCCTCCTCCACACCCTCGACAAGTCCCTCGCGATGCCGCTGCCCGCGGTGATGTTCAGCCTCATGCACCTCGACCCGCGCCAGGACGCCGACACCCTGCTCGCCGAGGCCGTCGCCGCTGCGCGTGACGCCGAGGTCGCCGTCGTCGTGGTCGCCACGACGGACCGCGTGGAGTCCGAGGGTTTCGACCGCGCCGACCTCCGACTCCCCGGCCGCCAGGACGAGTTGGTACGCGCGGTGGCCGCCGCCAACCCGAACACCGTGGTGGTCGTCAACTCCGGTTCCCCGGTGGAGATGCCGTGGCGCGAGGACGTCGCCGCCGTGCTGCTGTCGTGGTTCCCCGGCCAGGAGGGCGGCGCCGCCCTCGCTGACGTCCTCACCGGAGCCGAGGAACCGGGTGGCCGCCTCCCCACCACGTGGGGCTCGCTGGCCGACGCGCCGGTCACCCAGGTGACTCCGGTGGACGGCCAACTCCCGTACACCGAGGACGTCTTCATCGGCTACCGCGCCTGGGAGAAGTCGGGCGCGGTCCCCGCCTACCCCTTCGGTCACGGCCTCGGCTACACCGACTGGGCGTACGAGTCGCTCGAGGTCCACGGCACCACGGCGACGGTCCGCCTCCGCAACACGGGCTCCCGCCCCGGCCGCGAGGTCGTCCAGCTCTACCTGTCCCCGGTGGACCGCGACGAGACCCGCCCCACCCGCTGGCTGGCCGGCTTCACCACGGTCACCGCGGCCCCCGGCGAGACGGTCTCGGCCACCATCGACCTCCCCCGCCGCGCCTTCGAAACCTGGGACGAGACGACGCAGGCGTGGTCCTTGGCCCCCGGCCCGTACGAGGTCCTGGCAGGCCGCTCCTTGACCGACACCCGCCTCTCAACCCCCTGCCCTCCAATCCCCTCCGAGACGTGA
- a CDS encoding TetR/AcrR family transcriptional regulator codes for MSSARTARSQERRAEILRAALDVIAERGYRGASLAAVAERVGLTQQGLLHHFPTKEALLVAVLEERDQWDSVPSSQWRLDLLGTLVEYNAMRPAIVQTFSALLGESVTEGHPAREFFTQRYADVRGAMTEVLRAEYGERLPGGLTPERAAPLLVAVMDGLQYQWLLDPEAVDMPGAVRDFLELLAVEG; via the coding sequence ATGAGCAGCGCCAGGACCGCCAGGAGCCAGGAACGCCGGGCCGAGATCTTGCGGGCCGCGCTCGACGTCATCGCCGAGCGCGGTTACCGGGGCGCGAGCCTGGCGGCGGTGGCCGAGCGCGTGGGGCTGACCCAGCAGGGGCTGCTGCACCACTTCCCCACCAAGGAGGCGCTGCTCGTCGCCGTCCTCGAGGAGCGCGACCAGTGGGACTCGGTGCCCAGCAGCCAGTGGCGGCTCGATCTGCTCGGCACGCTGGTCGAGTACAACGCGATGCGGCCCGCGATCGTGCAGACCTTCTCGGCGCTGCTCGGCGAGTCGGTGACCGAGGGGCACCCGGCGCGGGAGTTCTTCACTCAGCGCTACGCCGACGTACGGGGGGCCATGACCGAGGTGCTGCGCGCCGAGTACGGGGAGCGGCTGCCGGGCGGGCTCACGCCCGAGCGGGCGGCGCCGCTGCTCGTCGCGGTGATGGACGGCCTGCAGTACCAGTGGCTGCTCGACCCGGAGGCCGTGGACATGCCCGGCGCGGTGCGCGACTTCCTGGAACTGCTCGCCGTGGAGGGCTAG
- a CDS encoding SGNH/GDSL hydrolase family protein: MRKRSDRGDRPFAIRAAVAAVTASVLGAGSLVACDATGDNSPGPAGSPSSAKPSPKPTPTWDTKPRSVAAVGDSITRGFDACSVLSDCPKVSWATGTDKSVKSLAVRLLGESRAKTHSWNHARTGARMADLPEQMSLAAAEKPELVTVMAGSNDACRPTAAGMTPVADFRADFEESLRQLRRTAPKAQVYVLSVPDLKRLWSQGRANPLGKQVWKLGICASMLADPDDLNSAATARRDSVQARVKAYNEVLREVCAKDKKCRYDGGAVFGYKFGQAQLSEWDWFHPSVNGQARLAALAYRGVTAEQP; encoded by the coding sequence ATGCGGAAGCGTAGCGACCGTGGCGACCGGCCGTTCGCCATTCGGGCCGCTGTCGCGGCTGTGACGGCCTCCGTGCTCGGAGCCGGCTCGCTCGTCGCGTGCGACGCCACAGGTGACAACTCCCCCGGTCCCGCCGGCTCCCCGAGCTCCGCGAAGCCGTCGCCGAAGCCCACTCCCACGTGGGACACGAAGCCCCGGTCGGTTGCCGCGGTGGGTGACTCGATCACGCGCGGCTTCGACGCGTGCTCGGTGCTCTCCGACTGCCCCAAGGTGTCGTGGGCGACGGGGACGGACAAGTCGGTCAAGAGCCTGGCCGTGCGGTTGCTCGGTGAGAGCCGCGCCAAGACGCACAGTTGGAACCACGCCCGGACCGGGGCGCGGATGGCCGATCTGCCCGAGCAGATGAGCCTGGCGGCGGCCGAGAAGCCGGAACTCGTGACGGTCATGGCCGGCTCGAACGACGCATGCCGCCCTACGGCCGCCGGAATGACCCCTGTCGCGGACTTCCGGGCCGACTTCGAGGAATCCCTGCGCCAGTTGCGGCGCACGGCGCCCAAGGCGCAGGTGTACGTTCTGAGCGTGCCGGATCTGAAGCGGCTCTGGTCGCAGGGGCGGGCGAATCCGCTGGGCAAGCAGGTGTGGAAGCTCGGCATCTGCGCCTCGATGCTGGCCGATCCGGACGATCTGAACTCCGCGGCCACCGCGCGGCGGGACTCCGTGCAGGCGCGCGTGAAGGCGTACAACGAGGTGCTGCGCGAGGTCTGCGCAAAGGACAAGAAGTGCCGGTACGACGGCGGGGCCGTGTTCGGGTACAAGTTCGGGCAGGCGCAGTTGAGCGAGTGGGACTGGTTCCACCCGAGCGTGAACGGGCAGGCCCGGCTCGCCGCGCTCGCGTACCGCGGGGTGACGGCCGAGCAGCCGTAG
- a CDS encoding beta-ketoacyl-[acyl-carrier-protein] synthase family protein, producing the protein MSSTNRTVVVTGIGATTPLGGDATSTWEGLVAGRSGVKPLEQEWAADQAVRIAAPVAVEPGEVIPRPQARKLDRSAQFALIAAKEAWADAGFTDKAGDDPAVDPDRLGAVIASGIGGVTTLLDQYDVLKEKGVRRVSPHTVPMLMPNGPSANVGLAVNARAGVHTPVSACASGAEAIGYGIEMIRTGRADVVVCGGTEAAIHPLPIAAFGNMMAMSKNNDDPQGASRPYDTARDGFVLGEGAGVIILESAEHAAERGARVYAEAVGQGISADSHDIVQPEPGGRGIAHALQNLLDNTDLDPAEIVHVNAHATSTPAGDIAELKALRKVFGDDADHFAVSGTKSMTGHLLGGAGGVESVASVLALYNRMAPPTINVENLDPEAEGTADVVRGEARKLPVDGRIAALNDSFGFGGHNVVLAFRTV; encoded by the coding sequence GTGAGCTCGACCAATCGCACCGTGGTCGTCACCGGTATCGGCGCAACCACACCGCTGGGTGGCGACGCGACATCCACCTGGGAGGGCCTCGTCGCCGGACGTTCCGGCGTCAAGCCCCTTGAGCAGGAGTGGGCCGCCGACCAGGCGGTCCGCATCGCGGCGCCGGTCGCCGTTGAGCCGGGCGAGGTCATCCCCCGCCCGCAGGCCCGCAAGCTGGACCGTTCCGCGCAGTTCGCGCTGATCGCCGCCAAGGAAGCCTGGGCCGACGCCGGTTTCACCGACAAGGCGGGCGACGACCCGGCTGTCGACCCCGACCGTCTGGGCGCCGTCATCGCGTCCGGCATCGGCGGCGTGACCACGCTCCTCGACCAGTACGACGTGCTGAAGGAGAAGGGCGTACGCCGCGTCTCCCCGCACACCGTGCCGATGCTGATGCCCAACGGCCCTTCGGCCAACGTGGGCCTGGCCGTGAACGCCCGCGCGGGTGTGCACACGCCGGTCTCCGCCTGCGCCTCCGGCGCCGAGGCCATCGGCTACGGCATCGAGATGATCCGCACCGGCCGCGCCGACGTCGTCGTCTGCGGTGGCACGGAAGCGGCCATCCACCCGCTGCCCATCGCCGCGTTCGGCAACATGATGGCGATGTCCAAGAACAACGACGACCCGCAGGGTGCTTCGCGTCCCTACGACACGGCCCGGGACGGGTTCGTGCTCGGTGAGGGCGCCGGCGTCATCATCCTGGAGTCGGCCGAGCACGCCGCCGAGCGCGGCGCCCGCGTCTACGCGGAGGCGGTCGGCCAGGGCATCTCCGCCGACAGCCACGACATCGTGCAGCCGGAGCCGGGGGGCCGCGGCATCGCGCACGCCCTGCAGAACCTGCTGGACAACACCGACCTGGACCCGGCGGAGATCGTGCACGTCAACGCGCACGCGACGTCGACGCCCGCCGGTGACATCGCCGAGCTGAAGGCGCTGCGCAAGGTCTTCGGTGACGACGCCGACCACTTCGCCGTCTCCGGCACGAAGTCGATGACCGGGCATCTGCTCGGCGGCGCCGGTGGTGTCGAGTCCGTGGCGTCGGTGCTCGCGCTGTACAACCGCATGGCTCCGCCGACCATCAACGTCGAGAACCTCGACCCGGAGGCCGAGGGCACCGCCGACGTCGTCCGTGGCGAGGCGCGCAAGCTGCCCGTCGACGGTCGGATCGCCGCGCTGAACGACTCGTTCGGCTTCGGTGGGCACAACGTGGTGTTGGCCTTCCGCACGGTCTGA
- a CDS encoding SCO2400 family protein, with the protein MDDYCHPCRRHLNGALACPGCGTPEEAVRAYGESIAAQEAAVEGEDEREGIPARIRSHRLSRSRRRGRTLLAAAGLALAVGGTGFGVVELGGEPSGDGATTQAAPDTSAAPTKDTDATSPSATAGRTTPPASRASRTSSAPATAPPERTRTSGPVDADATHRASRPAPTTSEPRSSTSSRPTPSPSRSASATATAEPSPSESCERFLWWCT; encoded by the coding sequence ATGGACGACTACTGCCATCCGTGCCGCAGACATCTCAACGGGGCCCTGGCCTGCCCGGGGTGCGGCACCCCGGAAGAGGCCGTGCGCGCCTACGGAGAGTCAATCGCCGCACAGGAAGCGGCAGTTGAAGGGGAAGACGAGCGCGAGGGCATACCCGCCCGGATCCGCTCCCACCGCCTGTCGCGCTCCCGGCGGCGCGGCCGCACCCTCCTCGCCGCCGCGGGCCTCGCGCTCGCCGTGGGCGGCACCGGATTCGGCGTCGTCGAACTCGGCGGGGAGCCCTCCGGCGACGGCGCCACCACCCAGGCGGCACCGGACACGTCCGCAGCCCCTACGAAGGACACCGACGCGACGTCTCCGTCCGCCACGGCCGGGCGCACCACCCCACCCGCGTCCCGCGCCTCCCGTACGTCGTCGGCCCCCGCCACGGCGCCGCCGGAGCGCACCCGGACCTCGGGCCCTGTGGACGCCGATGCGACCCACCGGGCGTCGCGCCCCGCCCCGACCACGTCCGAACCCCGCTCCTCCACGAGCTCCCGCCCGACGCCCTCACCCTCCCGCTCGGCCTCCGCCACGGCCACGGCGGAGCCGAGCCCTTCGGAGTCGTGCGAGCGCTTCCTGTGGTGGTGTACGTAG
- a CDS encoding aldose epimerase family protein, which translates to MSSELFGTLPDPDGTPVHRWILERDGVRVRILTYGGILQSVEVPDRDGAVADVVLGFADLDGYLTHPEPYLGAVVGRYANRIAGGRFPLDERIYHLAQNNGPNSLHGGERGFDKRVWDAEAVGEHGVRLSRVSPHGEEGFPGRVEVSVTYELEAGGALRISYEAVTDAATHVNLTNHTYWNLGGAASGSAGGHELRIAGGRVTAVDEGLIPTGELVDVGGTRFDFRESRKVGGGYDHNYVLDKGVGGEAVEVAELCDPASGRVLVVGTTEPGVQLYTSDGFDAALPFAPGDGIALETQHFPDSPNRVEFPSTVLRPGDVYRSQTVYRFGNRG; encoded by the coding sequence ATGAGCAGCGAACTCTTCGGCACCCTGCCCGACCCCGACGGCACGCCCGTCCACCGCTGGATCCTGGAGCGGGACGGAGTGCGGGTACGCATCCTGACGTACGGCGGGATCCTGCAGTCGGTGGAGGTGCCCGACCGGGACGGCGCCGTGGCCGACGTGGTGCTCGGGTTCGCCGATCTGGACGGGTATCTGACGCACCCGGAGCCGTATCTGGGCGCGGTGGTCGGGCGGTACGCGAACCGGATCGCCGGCGGCCGGTTCCCGCTGGACGAGCGGATCTACCACCTCGCGCAGAACAACGGGCCGAATTCGCTGCACGGCGGTGAGCGCGGCTTCGACAAGCGGGTGTGGGACGCGGAGGCCGTCGGGGAGCACGGGGTGCGGCTGAGCCGTGTGTCGCCGCACGGCGAGGAGGGATTCCCGGGGCGGGTCGAGGTCTCGGTGACGTACGAGTTGGAGGCGGGCGGGGCGCTGCGGATCTCGTACGAGGCCGTCACGGATGCGGCGACGCATGTGAACCTGACCAATCACACGTACTGGAATCTCGGCGGGGCCGCGTCCGGGAGCGCGGGCGGTCATGAGCTGCGGATCGCCGGTGGGCGGGTGACGGCCGTCGACGAGGGGCTCATTCCGACCGGGGAGCTGGTCGATGTGGGCGGGACGCGGTTCGATTTCCGGGAGAGCCGGAAGGTCGGGGGCGGGTACGACCACAACTATGTGCTCGACAAGGGGGTCGGCGGCGAGGCCGTGGAGGTGGCCGAGTTGTGCGATCCGGCGTCGGGGCGGGTGTTGGTGGTGGGGACGACTGAGCCGGGTGTGCAGTTGTACACGTCGGACGGGTTCGATGCGGCGTTGCCGTTTGCGCCCGGGGACGGGATCGCGCTGGAGACGCAGCACTTTCCGGATTCGCCGAACCGGGTGGAGTTTCCGTCCACCGTGCTGCGGCCGGGGGACGTGTACCGGTCGCAGACGGTGTATCGGTTCGGGAACCGGGGTTGA
- a CDS encoding MarR family winged helix-turn-helix transcriptional regulator, with protein sequence MAATSSPRTDPLTLEVVELIGEIVARYHQEYEEAASRHGLTGAQARVLGLLSLGPLPMRQVAQRLKCEPSNVTGIVDRLEARDLVERQPSPGDRRVKVAAATAEGRRIARALRESLDFAREPLAGLSQEERVAFRDMLRRMLGTDVGAV encoded by the coding sequence ATGGCCGCAACGAGTTCCCCCCGCACGGACCCCCTCACGCTCGAGGTCGTCGAGCTGATCGGGGAGATTGTCGCGCGCTACCACCAGGAGTACGAGGAGGCCGCCTCGCGGCACGGGCTCACCGGGGCGCAGGCGCGGGTGCTCGGGCTGCTGTCCCTCGGACCGCTGCCGATGCGGCAGGTGGCGCAGCGGCTGAAGTGCGAGCCGTCGAACGTGACGGGGATCGTGGACCGGCTGGAGGCCCGCGATCTCGTGGAGCGGCAGCCCTCGCCGGGCGACCGCCGGGTGAAGGTGGCCGCCGCCACCGCCGAGGGGCGGCGGATCGCGCGGGCCCTGCGTGAGTCGCTCGACTTCGCGCGGGAGCCGCTGGCCGGACTGTCGCAGGAGGAGCGGGTGGCGTTCCGGGACATGTTGCGGCGGATGCTCGGGACGGACGTCGGGGCGGTCTGA
- a CDS encoding NADP-dependent oxidoreductase produces MTADTPQIPATGREWVLTSRPVGWPKPEDFELREAPVAEPGPGQVLVKNLYVSVDPYMRGRMSAAKSYVAPYELGKAMQGGAVGVVLASNDEGVSVGDHVLHFFGWREYATFDAKQAVKVDPDAAPLSTYLGVLGMTGLTAYAGLLRTLDFKEGDSVFVSGAAGAVGGQVGQIAKLKGASRVIGSAGSDEKVKLLIEEYGFDAAFNYKTGDVHTLLKEAAPDGVDVYFDNVGGDHLEAAIARLNRDGRIAICGAISVYNATEPAPGPRNLSRLIQTRGRIEGFLVGDHYDLQPQFVQEVGAWVRSGELKYRETFVEGIENNLEAFLGVLRGDNTGKMVVKL; encoded by the coding sequence ATGACCGCCGACACCCCCCAGATCCCCGCCACCGGCCGCGAGTGGGTCCTGACCAGCCGTCCTGTCGGCTGGCCGAAGCCCGAGGACTTCGAGCTGCGCGAGGCCCCGGTGGCCGAGCCGGGCCCCGGCCAGGTGCTGGTCAAGAACCTGTACGTCTCGGTGGACCCGTACATGCGCGGCCGGATGAGCGCCGCGAAGTCGTACGTCGCCCCGTACGAGCTGGGCAAGGCCATGCAGGGCGGCGCCGTCGGCGTCGTGCTGGCCTCGAACGACGAGGGCGTGTCCGTCGGCGACCATGTGCTGCACTTCTTCGGCTGGCGCGAGTACGCGACGTTCGACGCGAAGCAGGCCGTGAAGGTCGACCCGGACGCCGCGCCCCTGTCCACGTACCTCGGTGTCCTCGGCATGACGGGCCTCACCGCCTACGCGGGCCTGCTGCGCACGCTGGACTTCAAGGAGGGCGACAGCGTCTTCGTCTCCGGCGCGGCCGGTGCGGTCGGCGGCCAGGTCGGCCAGATCGCCAAGCTCAAGGGCGCCTCGCGGGTCATCGGCTCGGCCGGCTCGGACGAGAAGGTCAAGCTGCTCATCGAGGAGTACGGCTTCGACGCCGCCTTCAACTACAAGACGGGCGACGTCCACACCCTCCTGAAGGAGGCCGCTCCCGACGGTGTCGACGTCTACTTCGACAACGTCGGCGGTGACCACCTCGAGGCCGCCATCGCGCGCCTGAACCGCGACGGCCGCATCGCCATCTGCGGCGCGATCTCCGTCTACAACGCCACCGAGCCGGCCCCCGGCCCGCGCAACCTCTCCCGCCTCATCCAGACCCGCGGCCGCATCGAGGGCTTCCTCGTCGGCGACCACTACGACCTGCAGCCGCAGTTCGTGCAGGAGGTCGGCGCGTGGGTCCGCTCGGGCGAGCTCAAGTACCGCGAGACGTTCGTCGAGGGCATCGAGAACAACCTGGAGGCGTTCCTCGGGGTACTGCGCGGCGACAACACGGGCAAGATGGTCGTCAAGCTCTGA
- a CDS encoding DUF3145 domain-containing protein — MTTRGVLYVHSAPRALCPHVEWAVAGVLGARVSLDWIRQPAAPGTWRSEFSWRAEAGIASKLASALRGWQLLRFEVTAEPCAAAEGERYSATPELGIFHAITGIHGDILIPEDRLRAALTRSKAGETDLEVELATLLGKPWDDELEPFRYAGEGAPVRWLHQVV; from the coding sequence GTGACGACACGTGGAGTTCTGTACGTGCACTCCGCTCCGCGCGCGCTGTGCCCGCACGTCGAATGGGCGGTCGCGGGCGTACTCGGCGCGCGCGTCAGCCTCGACTGGATCAGGCAGCCCGCGGCGCCGGGCACCTGGAGATCAGAGTTCTCCTGGCGCGCCGAGGCGGGCATCGCGTCCAAGCTGGCCTCCGCGCTGCGCGGTTGGCAGCTGCTGCGCTTCGAGGTGACGGCCGAACCCTGCGCCGCCGCCGAGGGCGAGCGCTACAGCGCCACCCCCGAACTCGGCATCTTCCACGCCATCACCGGCATCCACGGCGACATCCTCATCCCGGAGGACCGCCTGCGCGCCGCACTGACCCGCTCCAAGGCCGGCGAGACGGACCTGGAGGTCGAACTAGCGACCCTCCTCGGCAAGCCCTGGGACGACGAACTGGAGCCTTTCCGCTACGCCGGCGAGGGCGCCCCCGTGAGATGGCTCCACCAGGTGGTGTAA